The following are from one region of the Hydrogenophaga sp. BPS33 genome:
- a CDS encoding CsbD family protein, which yields MNWDRIEGNWKQAKGKVVEQWGKLTNDDLDVVAGRREQLSGKIQERYGIAKDEAERQVADWERRLGDTWLDDAPRNPPSSH from the coding sequence ATGAACTGGGATCGCATCGAAGGCAACTGGAAACAGGCCAAGGGGAAGGTGGTCGAACAGTGGGGCAAGCTCACCAACGACGACCTTGACGTTGTCGCGGGCCGCCGCGAGCAACTGTCCGGGAAGATCCAGGAACGCTACGGCATTGCAAAGGACGAGGCTGAGCGTCAAGTGGCCGACTGGGAGCGCCGTCTGGGCGACACCTGGCTGGACGATGCGCCGCGCAATCCTCCGAGTTCGCACTGA
- a CDS encoding response regulator, with translation MIKVGIVDDHAIVRSGLRQFLGEHVDLKVTGEANNGREALELARGGEVDVLLMDISMPDQGGVDALQAIRARFPELPVLILSGFPEAQYATTLLRNGASGYLNKECEPEDIVNAIRTVARGRRYISPAVAELLADNAAGDADRPPHELLSERELQVFLRLAKGETIGNMAEAMFLSVKTVSTYRTRVLEKLKLTSNSELTYYALKNGLIQ, from the coding sequence ATGATCAAGGTAGGCATCGTCGACGACCACGCCATCGTGCGGTCCGGCTTGCGCCAGTTTCTCGGCGAACACGTGGACCTGAAGGTGACAGGGGAAGCCAACAACGGCCGCGAGGCGCTCGAACTCGCACGCGGTGGCGAGGTCGACGTGCTGTTGATGGACATCTCGATGCCGGACCAAGGTGGCGTGGACGCGTTGCAGGCCATCCGGGCCCGCTTTCCCGAGCTGCCCGTGCTCATCCTCAGCGGATTTCCGGAAGCCCAGTACGCCACCACGCTGCTGCGCAACGGCGCGAGTGGCTATCTCAACAAGGAATGTGAACCCGAAGACATCGTCAACGCCATACGCACGGTCGCGCGCGGGCGGCGCTACATCAGCCCGGCAGTGGCCGAGCTGCTGGCCGACAACGCGGCCGGCGATGCCGACCGCCCCCCGCACGAGTTGTTGTCCGAGCGCGAGTTGCAGGTGTTCTTGCGTCTGGCCAAGGGCGAGACCATCGGCAACATGGCCGAGGCGATGTTCTTGAGTGTCAAGACGGTGAGCACCTACCGTACCCGCGTGCTGGAAAAACTCAAGCTCACGAGCAACAGCGAACTCACCTACTACGCCTTGAAGAACGGGCTCATTCAGTAG
- a CDS encoding response regulator, translated as MSPLRTFIVEDNKVIYENLVSTLEELANVEMVGHARDEAAAVQWLQGGGSCDLMIIDIFLTSGSGLGVLKAAQTTHLPMRRVVLTNYATADIRQRCAALGADRVFDKSSELEDLITYCSRISDGTATSPAGLQ; from the coding sequence ATGTCTCCTCTCAGAACTTTCATCGTCGAGGACAACAAGGTGATCTACGAGAACCTGGTGTCCACGCTGGAAGAGCTGGCCAATGTAGAGATGGTCGGGCACGCCCGGGACGAAGCCGCTGCGGTGCAATGGCTCCAGGGCGGCGGTAGTTGCGATTTGATGATCATCGACATCTTTCTGACCTCTGGCTCGGGTCTGGGCGTGCTGAAAGCAGCACAGACCACGCACCTTCCCATGCGCCGCGTGGTGCTCACCAACTACGCCACCGCCGACATTCGGCAGCGCTGCGCAGCACTCGGGGCCGATCGGGTGTTCGACAAGTCGAGCGAACTCGAAGACCTGATCACGTATTGCTCCCGCATCTCCGACGGCACGGCCACCTCGCCCGCTGGTCTTCAGTAA
- a CDS encoding CHASE3 domain-containing protein codes for MPIALPWRFAPWRRSLAMALAAALALAVFAGSEWIYHRARDSMFSLGARDNARTAVQTVMRRLLDVETAQRGYLLTGRSQYLEPYNAAETDMAHAIIRLREHLRNDPAMLRLVDALEEQVLQKTSEVEATISLYDQGAQDAWQGILLTDIGREKMENARRIADVLLVTEDRRVAIERAGIYRTLDMGRVSVHALTVLSLLAYLFFLSKNAALRASRQAHAQQLQAERDSLEHQVRLRTAELAQLNLSLQELRDGERSGLARAMHDELGALLTTAKLDLMRLRHAMPTPSDEVTMRLKHLNATLDQGIDVKRGLMEGLVPGALHNLGLQPAIEDRVRVFQELTGVPVELDLQAVVADTATRQALFSVVQGVLSNIERHAHASRVTLSLVTDGPQVVLTLADNGQGFAGPSGSTSAQGLKSLRHRIESRGGSFTVRSAPGEGTHVQVRLPTPELNEGHTDTTP; via the coding sequence ATGCCCATCGCCCTCCCTTGGCGCTTTGCCCCGTGGCGCAGGTCACTGGCAATGGCGCTGGCAGCGGCACTGGCGTTGGCGGTCTTTGCAGGTTCGGAATGGATTTACCATCGCGCGCGCGACTCCATGTTCAGTCTGGGGGCGCGCGACAATGCGCGCACGGCAGTGCAGACGGTCATGCGCCGCCTGCTCGATGTCGAGACCGCCCAGCGTGGCTACCTGCTCACCGGCCGCTCGCAATACCTGGAACCCTACAACGCGGCGGAAACCGACATGGCGCACGCCATCATCCGGTTGCGCGAACACCTTCGGAACGACCCCGCCATGTTGCGTCTGGTCGACGCACTCGAAGAGCAGGTGCTGCAAAAGACCTCCGAGGTGGAGGCCACCATTTCGCTGTACGACCAGGGGGCACAAGACGCCTGGCAGGGCATCTTGCTGACCGATATCGGCCGCGAAAAGATGGAAAATGCCCGCCGCATCGCCGACGTGCTGTTGGTCACGGAAGACCGGCGCGTGGCGATCGAGCGCGCGGGCATCTACCGCACGCTCGACATGGGTCGGGTCAGCGTGCACGCGCTGACCGTTTTGAGCTTGTTGGCCTACCTCTTTTTTCTGAGTAAGAACGCCGCCCTGCGGGCGAGTCGCCAGGCGCACGCGCAGCAGTTGCAGGCCGAGCGCGACTCCCTCGAACACCAGGTTCGGCTGCGCACCGCCGAACTCGCGCAGCTCAACCTGAGTTTGCAGGAGTTGCGCGATGGGGAGCGCAGCGGCCTGGCGCGTGCGATGCACGACGAACTGGGCGCACTGCTCACCACCGCCAAACTGGACCTCATGCGCCTGCGCCATGCCATGCCCACGCCCAGCGATGAAGTGACGATGCGGCTGAAGCACCTGAACGCCACGCTGGACCAGGGTATCGATGTAAAGCGGGGTTTGATGGAAGGACTGGTGCCCGGGGCCCTGCACAACCTCGGACTGCAGCCCGCGATCGAAGATCGGGTGCGCGTGTTCCAGGAGCTCACGGGTGTGCCCGTCGAGCTGGACTTGCAAGCGGTCGTCGCCGACACCGCGACACGGCAGGCACTGTTCTCGGTGGTACAAGGCGTGTTGTCCAATATCGAACGGCATGCCCATGCTTCCCGCGTCACACTCTCGCTCGTGACCGATGGCCCCCAAGTCGTTCTCACCTTGGCCGACAATGGTCAAGGTTTCGCGGGGCCCAGCGGATCGACCTCGGCCCAAGGATTGAAAAGCCTGCGCCACCGCATCGAATCGCGCGGCGGCAGCTTCACCGTTCGCTCGGCGCCGGGCGAAGGCACTCATGTGCAGGTCCGCCTGCCCACTCCAGAACTCAACGAAGGACACACCGACACCACGCCATGA
- a CDS encoding BON domain-containing protein, protein MKLTHVVLAAAAALAVVQVTGCAVARDQQTVGSYVDDATVTTRVKAAFAKDPTVAATSINVETLKGTVQLSGFAKSEAERSGAERLARNVDGVKSVRNDIVVR, encoded by the coding sequence ATGAAACTGACCCATGTTGTTCTCGCCGCCGCCGCGGCGCTCGCCGTTGTTCAAGTGACCGGCTGTGCGGTCGCCCGCGACCAACAGACCGTTGGCTCGTATGTCGACGATGCCACGGTGACCACGCGCGTGAAAGCGGCCTTTGCGAAGGACCCAACGGTTGCCGCAACGTCCATCAACGTCGAGACCCTCAAAGGCACGGTCCAGCTCTCGGGCTTTGCCAAATCCGAAGCCGAGCGCAGCGGTGCCGAACGCTTGGCGCGCAACGTCGACGGCGTGAAGTCCGTTCGCAACGACATCGTCGTTCGATAA